The genomic region TGTAGAGCCGTTTTAGAAAGTGAATCTTCGCAAAACGCTGCTGAAGGTATTAATGATGGAATTCTTTATTTAATGATTTTTCCCTACCTGCTTGTAGGAGGTCTTGGATATTATATTTACCGTTCTTACCGTAAAAAGAAATACGAGGCTTAGAATTTTTTAAGTATTTTTTAATTTTTTTGTAACATTTTAAGTTTTTGGAAGTCTTATGGATATGAGCACATTGTTTGCTTTTAACCATCAGTCAAAATGTTATGATTACAATTAAAGATTTACACAAATCTTACAAAACAGGGAATAATTCACTTCATGTTTTAAAAGGAATAAACTTTAATGTTGCTGAAGGTGAACTTGTCTCCATAATGGGATCTTCAGGTTCAGGTAAATCTACGCTTCTTAACATTTTAGGGATGTTGGACGA from Zunongwangia profunda SM-A87 harbors:
- a CDS encoding membrane protein translates to MKRIFNAKTILVILVFFFIPLFADAQCAMCRAVLESESSQNAAEGINDGILYLMIFPYLLVGGLGYYIYRSYRKKKYEA